One Patescibacteria group bacterium DNA window includes the following coding sequences:
- a CDS encoding LysM peptidoglycan-binding domain-containing protein has product MKGKIRWLARACADLLSDLYKATKDWNLALSGYNGGFIWEYLKESKKEEAEVSYKGFLKFIENKLNSAKDDVKAANSYTRIIKRGENLDAIAAEHGLKTAELAGYNKIGNLKNIKAGQKIAIPLRQAEKQAIFNKKISGFSENLNYPAKYYAVMELIREGLTEEQEKPITFEIKEVKQSAPSHNTYIAKAGDKNLFRISKALRIDYKELAKFNPEAVKNLKVGMKLKITNDKSRQVTLADVARQTNKSIARLEFLNPAVRKNAPIIINQIRV; this is encoded by the coding sequence ATGAAAGGAAAGATCCGCTGGCTAGCGCGCGCTTGCGCCGATCTGCTAAGTGATTTATATAAAGCAACCAAAGATTGGAATCTGGCGTTGTCAGGCTATAACGGCGGGTTTATTTGGGAATATTTGAAAGAATCAAAAAAAGAGGAGGCGGAAGTTTCTTATAAAGGTTTTTTGAAATTTATTGAGAATAAATTAAATTCAGCTAAAGATGATGTTAAAGCCGCGAACAGCTATACGAGGATAATAAAAAGGGGAGAAAATTTAGATGCTATCGCGGCCGAGCATGGGCTTAAGACAGCGGAGTTGGCCGGTTATAATAAGATTGGCAATCTAAAGAACATAAAGGCCGGTCAAAAAATAGCCATACCTTTGCGCCAAGCGGAAAAACAAGCTATTTTTAATAAAAAAATCAGCGGTTTTTCGGAAAATTTAAATTATCCGGCAAAATATTACGCCGTCATGGAACTGATTAGGGAAGGGTTAACCGAGGAACAGGAGAAACCGATCACTTTTGAGATTAAAGAGGTTAAGCAATCCGCGCCTAGCCATAATACTTATATAGCCAAGGCCGGAGATAAAAATTTATTTAGAATTTCCAAAGCTTTAAGAATTGATTATAAAGAATTGGCAAAATTTAATCCTGAAGCGGTGAAAAATTTAAAAGTTGGCATGAAATTAAAAATTACTAATGATAAAAGCAGGCAGGTAACCTTGGCTGACGTAGCCAGGCAGACGAATAAATCCATCGCCAGATTGGAATTTTTAAACCCGGCCGTTAGAAAAAACGCGCCGATTATAATTAATCAAATAAGAGTTTAA
- a CDS encoding transglycosylase SLT domain-containing protein, giving the protein MGFEGALSYNQINQPKPKRDDYNKEGEGLTRRKFLRNMLGAAAAVAASSAIVKGVDYFVDKFENEEEKAEEKITEEPTEEQKEIEKDDNISTKEVLDFNNKGPIEFDLKTTEAIKNNWKEKYRNNPKLKNSLIKAYREIGYWQPYLEKIFEKRGVPKEFIFLAIPESHWQPNAVSKAGAAGPYQFMAGTAKLYNLKVSASYDERKDPLASARLRRSAK; this is encoded by the coding sequence ATGGGATTTGAAGGCGCGTTAAGCTACAATCAAATAAATCAACCGAAACCAAAGAGAGATGATTATAATAAAGAAGGCGAAGGGTTAACGCGCCGAAAATTTTTAAGAAATATGCTTGGGGCCGCTGCCGCCGTAGCCGCTAGCTCCGCTATTGTAAAAGGAGTAGATTATTTTGTTGATAAATTTGAGAATGAAGAAGAGAAGGCGGAGGAAAAAATTACGGAAGAGCCGACCGAAGAGCAGAAGGAAATTGAAAAAGATGACAATATATCCACTAAAGAAGTTTTAGATTTTAATAATAAAGGGCCGATAGAGTTTGATTTAAAAACTACCGAAGCCATAAAAAATAATTGGAAAGAAAAATACCGCAATAACCCTAAATTAAAAAACAGTTTAATCAAAGCCTATCGGGAAATAGGTTATTGGCAGCCTTATTTAGAGAAGATATTTGAAAAAAGAGGCGTGCCTAAAGAATTTATTTTTTTAGCTATTCCGGAATCGCACTGGCAGCCTAACGCCGTATCCAAGGCTGGCGCGGCCGGTCCGTACCAATTTATGGCGGGAACCGCCAAGCTTTATAATTTAAAAGTAAGCGCGAGCTATGATGAAAGGAAAGATCCGCTGGCTAGCGCGCGCTTGCGCCGATCTGCTAAGTGA
- a CDS encoding valine--tRNA ligase, giving the protein MPKKELPKTYNPADYEDEIYAKWEKSGFFNPDECVKQGITKKNSPGYSIVMPPPNRTGILHIGHASMLVIQDILTRYHRMKGERALWLPGTDHAAIATQTKVEKILKAEGLDRHKLGREKFLERVVKFAQESHDSIVNQIKKIGSSCDWSREAYTFDEVRNKAVNSVFKLMYDDGLIYRGQRIVNWCPRCQSTLADDEVEHKEERGKLYWLKYGPFILATSRPETKLGDTAVAVYPGDKRYEDMVGKKYMIPGVLGEFEITVVADKAVDPEFGSGAIKVTPAHDFTDYEIAQRHKIGMKQIINEEGKMMANTGKYAGLTTAEARKVIVADMEKMGLIDHIEDNYTHNIAICYRCGAQIEPLPSLQWFIDVNKKIPKYKKTIKELSVEAVKKGVFGRDKIKIVPERFEKNYFHWMNNLHDWCISRQIWFGHRVPVWYKNKSKVDDEIYVGIGKPDGEGWVQDEDTLDTWFSAGIWTFSTLAQKAEQIKIENGRLVIDSDDFKNYHPTSVLETGYDILFFWVARMIIMTTYALGDIPFKDVYLHGLVRDEKGRKMSKSLGNAIDPLDSCKKFGTDATRLSLIIGTTPGNDMNLSEEKIAGYRNFANKLWNISRYVITNYELRITNYEIDRKNLTYADNWVLLKFQALVKQITEDLDSYRFSQAGERLRIFTWDDFADWYLEVSKYEKTENKNGILSYILTNLLKLWHPFMPFVTEVIWKEFSAEKMLIIEEWPAFSLLQRLDKKLYLTTKEILSFINPNPHDSSKFTMIKNIIIAIRNKRSEYGIEPSKKIKAVIYAGKNKELIENQAHLIKSLKTGISELEVKEKGEKMSDAIYAAVGDIEIYLLGAVDEEKEKVRIEKEIVNLEKIIATAEVRLANKEFTAKAPAEIVEKEKGKLGGWKLEKEKLRKQLRSLK; this is encoded by the coding sequence CGGCATACTGCATATCGGCCATGCCTCTATGCTGGTAATCCAGGATATTTTAACTCGCTATCACCGCATGAAAGGCGAACGCGCTTTATGGCTGCCCGGCACGGACCACGCGGCTATCGCCACTCAGACAAAGGTGGAAAAAATTTTAAAAGCAGAAGGCTTGGACCGGCATAAATTAGGCAGAGAAAAATTCTTGGAACGAGTTGTAAAATTCGCCCAAGAGTCGCATGATTCTATCGTTAATCAAATAAAAAAAATCGGGTCTTCCTGCGATTGGTCGCGCGAGGCTTATACTTTTGACGAAGTGAGAAATAAGGCGGTAAATTCGGTTTTTAAATTAATGTATGATGACGGCTTGATTTACCGTGGGCAGAGGATCGTAAATTGGTGCCCACGCTGCCAGTCAACTTTAGCCGATGATGAGGTGGAACATAAAGAGGAGAGAGGAAAATTATATTGGTTAAAATACGGACCCTTTATTTTAGCGACTTCAAGGCCGGAAACTAAATTAGGCGATACGGCCGTGGCCGTTTACCCGGGCGACAAGCGCTATGAAGATATGGTTGGTAAAAAATATATGATTCCGGGCGTACTAGGAGAGTTTGAAATTACCGTGGTGGCGGACAAAGCGGTTGATCCTGAATTCGGTTCAGGCGCGATTAAAGTTACGCCGGCGCATGATTTTACAGATTATGAAATCGCCCAAAGGCATAAAATTGGCATGAAACAAATAATTAATGAAGAGGGGAAGATGATGGCCAATACTGGTAAATATGCCGGCCTAACCACTGCCGAGGCCAGGAAAGTTATCGTGGCTGATATGGAAAAAATGGGGTTGATAGACCATATTGAAGATAATTATACTCATAATATCGCTATTTGCTATCGTTGCGGCGCGCAAATTGAGCCTTTGCCAAGCCTGCAATGGTTTATTGATGTTAATAAAAAAATTCCTAAATATAAAAAAACCATTAAAGAACTGTCGGTTGAAGCGGTTAAAAAAGGCGTCTTCGGCCGTGATAAGATTAAAATCGTACCGGAACGTTTTGAAAAAAATTATTTTCACTGGATGAATAATTTGCACGACTGGTGCATTTCTCGCCAGATTTGGTTCGGGCATCGGGTGCCGGTTTGGTACAAGAATAAATCAAAAGTTGATGATGAAATTTACGTTGGTATAGGAAAGCCCGATGGCGAAGGTTGGGTCCAGGATGAAGATACTTTGGACACTTGGTTTTCGGCCGGCATTTGGACATTTTCAACTTTAGCACAAAAGGCGGAGCAGATTAAGATTGAAAATGGCCGGCTGGTTATTGATAGCGATGATTTTAAAAATTATCACCCAACTTCAGTTTTAGAAACCGGCTATGATATTTTATTTTTTTGGGTGGCGCGCATGATAATCATGACGACCTACGCTTTAGGCGATATTCCGTTCAAAGATGTTTATCTTCATGGTTTAGTACGCGATGAAAAAGGCAGAAAAATGAGCAAGTCTTTAGGCAACGCTATTGATCCTTTAGACAGTTGTAAAAAATTCGGCACCGACGCCACCAGGCTGTCGCTAATAATCGGCACTACGCCGGGCAATGACATGAATTTAAGCGAGGAGAAAATCGCCGGCTATAGGAATTTCGCCAATAAGTTATGGAATATTTCCAGGTATGTAATTACGAATTACGAATTAAGAATTACGAATTACGAAATTGATCGGAAAAATTTAACCTATGCCGATAATTGGGTTTTGCTAAAATTTCAAGCGCTAGTAAAACAAATTACGGAAGATTTGGATAGTTATCGATTTTCTCAAGCCGGCGAAAGATTAAGAATATTTACTTGGGATGATTTTGCTGATTGGTATTTGGAAGTTTCTAAATATGAAAAAACAGAAAATAAAAATGGTATTTTAAGTTATATTTTAACAAATTTGTTAAAACTCTGGCATCCTTTTATGCCTTTTGTAACGGAAGTAATATGGAAAGAATTTAGTGCAGAAAAGATGTTGATTATAGAAGAATGGCCGGCGTTTTCTCTTCTTCAAAGGCTAGACAAAAAATTATATCTAACTACTAAGGAAATTTTGTCGTTTATTAATCCTAATCCCCACGATAGTAGTAAATTTACGATGATAAAAAATATTATAATCGCAATTCGTAATAAGAGATCAGAATATGGGATTGAACCGTCAAAAAAAATAAAAGCTGTAATTTACGCTGGTAAAAATAAAGAATTAATAGAAAATCAAGCGCATTTGATTAAAAGTTTAAAAACCGGGATAAGCGAGCTGGAAGTTAAGGAAAAAGGAGAGAAAATGTCTGATGCCATATATGCGGCTGTAGGCGATATAGAAATTTATTTATTAGGCGCGGTTGATGAGGAAAAAGAAAAAGTTAGAATAGAAAAAGAAATTGTTAATTTAGAAAAAATAATCGCCACCGCGGAAGTTAGATTGGCTAATAAAGAATTTACGGCCAAAGCGCCGGCCGAAATCGTGGAAAAAGAAAAAGGTAAATTAGGCGGTTGGAAGTTAGAAAAAGAAAAGTTAAGAAAACAACTAAGAAGTTTAAAATAA